CCTTCCAGGTGGCGGAAGCGGCCGAGCCACCTTTCCCCCACCTGGTGGAGGACGGGGAGGCCGAGGGGCTTGAGGAGGGGGGGGAGGGTTTCGTTGAGCTCCAGGCTCCCCTGGCTGCCCCCGAGCACGAGGAGGAGAGGCTGGCCTGGGTCAAAGCCCAACCTCGCCTTGGCCTCCTCCTTGGGGTAGCGCACCTCCCGCACGGGGTAGCCCACCACCCGGGCCTTCCGGGCGAGCCCCGAAGCCAGGGCCACGGGCACGGAGAGGGCGAGGCCCCGGGCCCAGGGGGAGAGGAGGCGGATGGCGAGGCCCAGCCTGGCGTTTTGCTCGTGCAGGAGAAGGGGAATGCCTCTCAAGGCCCCTGCGAAGGCGCCGGGAAAGCCCGCGTACCCCCCGGTGGAGAGGATGGCCCTGGGGCGGACCGCCTCGAGGACCTCCCGGGCCGCCCGGAGGCCCCGGAGGAGGGCAAGGGCCTCCCCCGGCCGGAAGGCGCTCCGGTCCAGCTTCCCCGCCGGAATGAGGGCGTGGGGGAGGGGGGTTTGGGGGAGGAGCCGGGCCTCGAGGCCCCCTTCCGCCCCCAGGTAGAAGACCCCGTGCCCCCGCCTCCTAAGTTCCTCCGCCACCGCCAAGGCGGGGAAGAGGTGCCCGCCCGTGCCCCCGCCCGTCAGGAGGACCACGTCCTCACCTCCCGGGCCGCCTCGCGGCCCAAGCGCATAAGCACCCCCAGGGCGAGTCCGGAGACGAGGAGGGAGCTTCCCCCGTAGGAGACCAGGGGCAAGGGGACGCCGGTCACGGGCAGGAAGCCCACCGTGACCCCGATGTTGAGGGCGGCCTGCAGGGTGAGGTAGAGGGTCAGGCCCATGGCCACCAGGCTCTGGGGCCCGGGGAGCCTTAGGGAGAGGGAAACCCCCTTGAGGAAGAGGAGGAGGTAGAGGAGGAGGACCCAAAGCCCCCCGGCCCAGCCCGTGGCGAAGACCACGCTGGCGAAGACCATATCGTTGTGGGCCTCGGGGAGGTGGGGGAGGGTCCCGCCCGGCCCTTGGCCCAAAGGCCCCCCCAGGAGGATGGCCTTCTGGGCCTGGAGCACCTGGTAGGCGACCTCCCGGGGGTTGGCCTCCCCCCGCATATAGCTGAGGAAGCCCTGGAACCGCTCGGAGACGTAGGCGAAGCGGCTCAGGTAAACCCCGGAAAAGGGGGCGATGACCAGGGCCCCCGCCAGGGCGATGGCGATGAGCCTCCGCCAGGGCACCCCCGCCAGGATGAAGAGGAGGCCCCCCAGGGTGAGGAGGAAGAGGGCGGTGGCGAAGTCGGGCTCAATGAGCACCAAGCCCACCGTGCTCCCCACCAGAAGGGCGGGCCCAAGGATGGGGTTGTCGTTGCCCTTGCGGCCCACGAAGGAGGCGAGGTAGAAGACCAGGGTCACCTTGGCCAGCTCCGAGGGCTGAAAGGCCACCGGGCCCAGGTAGAACCAGCGCCGCACCCCTCCGGGCCCGTCCCCGAGGAGGAGGACCAGGAGGAGCAAAAAGAGGGTGAAGAGGTGCAGGCCGAAGGCGTGGCGCAGCCAAAGCCGCGGGGGAAGGAGGGCGCCTGCCCCCAGGGCGAGGAGGGCCATCCCTACCCGCAGGAGGTGCTCCTCCAAAAGCCCGGGCTCCGCCACCTCTACGCCCAGGAGGCCGAAGACGAGGAGG
The sequence above is drawn from the Thermus islandicus DSM 21543 genome and encodes:
- a CDS encoding UDP-N-acetylglucosamine--N-acetylmuramyl-(pentapeptide) pyrophosphoryl-undecaprenol N-acetylglucosamine transferase, translated to MVLLTGGGTGGHLFPALAVAEELRRRGHGVFYLGAEGGLEARLLPQTPLPHALIPAGKLDRSAFRPGEALALLRGLRAAREVLEAVRPRAILSTGGYAGFPGAFAGALRGIPLLLHEQNARLGLAIRLLSPWARGLALSVPVALASGLARKARVVGYPVREVRYPKEEAKARLGFDPGQPLLLVLGGSQGSLELNETLPPLLKPLGLPVLHQVGERWLGRFRHLEGDGYRVAGFVEAPLAMSAADLLLSRAGAGTLAEAAFHRLPALLFPLSPKLDGGAQVANALAYQKAGAAELGDRARLGEQVQRILEHPEPYREALGRLSPEGAAGRLADWLEEFL
- a CDS encoding FtsW/RodA/SpoVE family cell cycle protein gives rise to the protein MDPLYLLTGLLLLVFGLLGVEVAEPGLLEEHLLRVGMALLALGAGALLPPRLWLRHAFGLHLFTLFLLLLVLLLGDGPGGVRRWFYLGPVAFQPSELAKVTLVFYLASFVGRKGNDNPILGPALLVGSTVGLVLIEPDFATALFLLTLGGLLFILAGVPWRRLIAIALAGALVIAPFSGVYLSRFAYVSERFQGFLSYMRGEANPREVAYQVLQAQKAILLGGPLGQGPGGTLPHLPEAHNDMVFASVVFATGWAGGLWVLLLYLLLFLKGVSLSLRLPGPQSLVAMGLTLYLTLQAALNIGVTVGFLPVTGVPLPLVSYGGSSLLVSGLALGVLMRLGREAAREVRTWSS